TGAGTACTTTACTATTTGATCAGACAGGAGATGTATAGTTCTTTCTTTATGTGTTATAAATCGAATAGTATTTTTATTGATAAGATATGAAGCGTGAACCCTAATAATGAAGTCGTTTTTTATGGTCGTCTGCCAGTATTTCAAAGTTTTACTTGTTAAATATTTATCTCCTGAAACAGTATGTATGATTGAATAATTGCTTTCGGATTTTATCATAAGGATATCTGCAACTTGTACCTTTCTTTGATTACCCTCAAAGTAAAAGAAAATAGATTCTGAAGGTTGACTTCCTTCAGCACTTTTCATTTCTTCTATCTTATCATTAAGCAATCTTACATGTTCTTCCAATTGAGCGATTTTTTGCATCAGGTGAAAATTATTTTTGCCCCCATCCTGATTAAAGTTATTCATCTTGTTCTGCTTAAATTGTTGAATAAAATAGATACCCTTTTAAATCTAGGGTTCATAAAGATATCTTATTTGAGTATCTTCAGAAAACAATGTGAAACTGATCATATCCACTTATTTATTGAGTAAATGATATTTCTGCAAAGTTAAAAGGAATAAAATCTATTGTCAATCACATATTGATGTGAGAAAAAATGATATAAAATTTCGAATTTTAATAAGGAGATTTAATGTTTTGTAATAAACAAAATTGAAAAACTGTAATTACAATTTTTTCATCTTCAGTTGAACACAGAATCCATTTCTTTGCTCAAAATGAATAGTAGCTCCCAATTTTTTAGCACGCATCTCCATATTAGCTTTTCCCATTCCTGTAGTGTGACCAGGTTTGTCACTGGGTTTTCCGTTGTCTCTGATGGACAATTCAAATTCATTATTAAAGTTACCTATTCGCACTTGCACATGATCGGCATTGGAATGTCGGGATACATTTGTGATAGCTTCACTGTAAATTAAAAATAATTGTTGTCTGATGAACACAGGCAACTCCTTATTTAGAGAAATATCCCCAATCTCAAAATGATACGAAATATCCTTATTTTGGAAAAGATCAGCTGCCTGTTCCTTCATCCTGTCTACCAACGCACCGAAACTATCTCTTCTACTATCGATACTCCATACCAAATCTCTCATCTTTCCTACTACTGATCGACTAATATGCGCAATATTTTTTAAACCCGAATCTTTATTTACACCAGTATAAGATTGTAATAATTCACTTTGCATCGCAAGACCTGACAACATAGAACCTACCTCATCATGAAGGTCGCTGGCTATTTGAGTTCGCATGCGTTCCATCTCAAGCTTTTTCAGCAAATTGTATCTGAATATCAGGTAAATAATACCGGATAAACTCATCAAAATCAGACTATAAAACCACCAGGTTTGATAATAAGCACGCAATACAATGATAGGAATAGAAAGTTGATTGGGACTCTCATTGCCATTTGAGTCGGAACCTTTGATATGTAAAGTGTATTCGCCGTATGGAAGACTGTTATATCTTACAAATGCGTTGTTTCCCAGATAATTCCATTGCTCATCAATGCCTTCCATTTTTACATGATAATTATTATTGTTGGTTCTCACATAAGATGGCAAACTCCAATTAAACTGAAACCAATTAACAGACGGCGAAATTATATAACTTTCATTTATCACTGAATTACCAAATATCGTTTTTTCAGGTATTTTATTTTTTTTATCATACTTTGTAAAACTGAGTAAAATAAGTTCAGGTGTATTTTTTTCCGGAACAATTTGTGCAGGATTGATTTTATTGAGACCATTTAATCCGCCAAACCAAAGCATTCCGTTTTTTTGTTTCAAAACGGAAGTGTAGTTAAATTCATTATTGCTGATACCGTCTGTTCTATTATAGGTTCTGAAAGATTTTTTTGCAGGATTATAACAAACCAAACCGTCATAAGTAGCAAACCATAAATTGCCAAAGTCATCTTCCAAAATACCCGGTACATTTTCATTGCACAAGCCATCTTCTTTAGTAATACTTTGAATGGAATAATCCTGAGTAAATAACCTGATCTTTTCTGATTTATACCAAAATGGACTCGCTTTGATAATATTTACTCCGCCACCAAATGTGCCTATCCATACATTTTCATTTTTATCAATGTTGATTGTTAGAATGTTATTATTATTTAAACCAGGTTTGGATTCAGTATGAAAGTGATGCAAAATTCTTCCTGAGCGTGAAGTAACAAATATCCCAAAAGATGTTCCAATCCAGATATGACCATCTTTATCTTCTTTAAAGCAGCTCACTTTAATACCATCATTTTTCATTGCTGAATTGAAAAACCTTTTTTTAGTTTTTAAAACCGGATTATAAATAATGATATTTGTTAGCTCTGAGCCAAGAATTAGTTCACCATCTTTGAGTAAATTGACAGGATTTTTATTAAATTTTTCTGTTACCGTACTGAAATTTCCCTCCTGAGTAATTTCATAATTTTTCATATTTATACTATATAGAAAATCAGTAAGAAAATAACACTTATCTGCGTTTCGGTCGTAAATAAAATGTTTTCCGTTTTCAAGAAGATCATAACTTGACTTACCTGAAAAATGTGTTTTAATTTTTTCAGATTTCTCAGTTTTTAAATTAATTTTGTATAAACCCGGAGAACCATTTTCACAATATGCATAGATACTTCCGTCATTTGCCTCGAAGATTCCACGCATTTCATTACCCCATTCCTGATTATGCATTACTAAATAATTGTTGATCAGTTGTTCTCCCAATGGCAATTGGATGATTCCGTTGTTCGTTCCGATCCAAAGAATTTTGTTTTTGTCTTCAGCCAAAGCATTTATCTGTGTAAAATTGAATTCCTTGCTGATATGATCTGTAAAATCTGTCACTTCAGCCTGATTATTCACCACCCGATATCGGATGAGTTGCTTTTTTCCGGCAAACCAATGATCCCCTTGCGTATCTTCAATCCCATAATATACAGGAGTGCGTAAATTGTCGAGAATAACTATTTTTTCATTTTTCTCCGGAAAAAATTGCCAAACCTGATTGACACTTTTTGGAAATACAAAAATCCTGTCACTTTTATCTATAAAAATCGGTGAGCTGAAAAGTCTTGAATCATACCAATCAATTGAGTCCAATTTAAAAATTTCCTGAATTTTACCTTCAAAATTGAGTTTAAAAATG
The genomic region above belongs to Saprospiraceae bacterium and contains:
- a CDS encoding LytTR family transcriptional regulator DNA-binding domain-containing protein encodes the protein MNNFNQDGGKNNFHLMQKIAQLEEHVRLLNDKIEEMKSAEGSQPSESIFFYFEGNQRKVQVADILMIKSESNYSIIHTVSGDKYLTSKTLKYWQTTIKNDFIIRVHASYLINKNTIRFITHKERTIHLLSDQIVKYSYTYKHVIHEFLN